One part of the Candidatus Zixiibacteriota bacterium genome encodes these proteins:
- the smc gene encoding chromosome segregation protein SMC, with protein sequence MYLSKLEILGFKSFPSKTEFVFNQGITAIVGPNGCGKTNILDAIRWVLGEQRTSLLRGERMEEVIFNGTKELKPLGMAEVSLVIENNQGILPTEYQEVQITRRLFRSGESEYLLNKKTCRLKDIIDLFLDTGMGTHAYSVIQPEMVESILSNKTEDRRFLFEEASGISKYKHRKKEACRKLESTENDLLRLKDLTAEVERQVNSLKRQVRKAERFKKLSQELKDRELKASKTEYDSLWEKEGQLETGLKEKEEERVAQKAKLAELELKSEKLKLDLTQVEKKFFSWQRELEECLEALRTLEKENALNKERVLNLEENQKRLGREIEENLARRETIRSEIKEKEEKSREVREKISSVEKEHESKEEELKALDDRLRNYKEKIASLNAQLSEVNKLLHQSELEEQNYRLQLDELEKRKTSLAEEKKNLLDTLQTVHGEKEVLKESIHSIQNSLEDKLKEKLTLQAKSEETQRIIETLVEQKNEKEKTKSSLKAKFELLRDMVEHYEGYQAGVREILSQKERIPGLIAPVASLINVEKECLPAIEIALGEAAQFILSQDFDSARRGIELLREEKKGRATFIILDRFREITLEPAKVELEGNGIKGWAKEFVKCKEEYQPVIDFLLGRIALVDSLPNGIELSSKLGQEYGVVTLDGQVIKGGKVMEGGSEKEIFLVGRDEELNGISNELSSLEKELANLNNEVEAKEKEKSDLVSSLSDLDRRTEEEKTRFKDLELDLARQEELEKGLNQRQEIIQQKKAELSQELADLKEKESNLKSGDLRERRNVLEQEYEIQEEGLKGSETEKENAYLKLNQLRIELVSLQGKEEQIKNETERLKDLDLDLVSDEESKRKEWEALNSGIEELNRKSYEQKSELERKEKSRVEKEEQAESCQQELERIQPQLASLEEELKSKRKIKEELQEILHKLELEKLEVTTVRENLKKIIWEEQEKDLEKVEPLSEEEEKEFESYPQRITELKEKIKELGPVNLLALEEYQQQKDRLDFLQKQMQDLVEAKQNLVSTIDKINVTAIELFLETFQKVKANFQQVFETLFEGGEAEVSLIEGMDPLESPIEISARPMGKKLININQLSGGEKALTALSLLFALYLVKPSPFCVLDEVDAPLDDANLTRFIKLIKNFSQKTQFIIITHNKLTMESADVLYGVTMEKPGVSKIVSVKLNPQEVITEKA encoded by the coding sequence TTGTACTTATCCAAGTTAGAGATATTAGGTTTCAAATCTTTTCCCAGCAAAACCGAATTTGTTTTTAATCAGGGAATAACTGCCATAGTTGGCCCGAACGGATGCGGGAAAACCAATATCCTGGATGCGATTCGCTGGGTTTTGGGAGAACAAAGGACCTCCCTTTTAAGAGGCGAAAGGATGGAGGAGGTTATCTTCAACGGGACCAAAGAGCTGAAACCTTTAGGGATGGCAGAGGTCTCGCTGGTCATAGAGAATAACCAGGGTATACTTCCCACCGAATATCAGGAGGTGCAGATCACCCGGCGTCTTTTCCGCTCCGGAGAAAGCGAGTATCTTTTAAATAAAAAGACCTGCAGGTTAAAAGATATCATCGATTTGTTCTTAGACACCGGAATGGGGACCCATGCTTACTCGGTGATCCAGCCGGAGATGGTCGAGTCGATCCTCTCGAACAAAACCGAAGACAGGAGGTTTTTATTTGAGGAAGCCAGCGGTATCTCCAAATATAAACACCGGAAAAAAGAAGCCTGTCGAAAATTAGAAAGCACGGAAAACGACCTTCTGCGTCTGAAGGATTTAACCGCAGAAGTGGAAAGACAGGTAAATTCACTGAAAAGACAGGTAAGGAAAGCAGAAAGGTTTAAGAAATTATCCCAGGAGCTGAAAGACAGGGAGCTGAAAGCCAGTAAAACCGAGTATGATTCCCTGTGGGAGAAAGAAGGTCAACTGGAGACAGGACTAAAGGAAAAAGAGGAGGAAAGAGTAGCTCAGAAGGCAAAACTGGCAGAGTTGGAGCTGAAAAGCGAAAAGCTGAAACTGGATTTGACTCAGGTTGAGAAAAAGTTCTTCTCCTGGCAGAGGGAATTAGAAGAGTGTCTTGAGGCTTTGCGCACCCTGGAAAAGGAAAATGCCCTGAATAAGGAAAGAGTTCTCAATTTAGAAGAAAACCAGAAGAGACTGGGAAGAGAGATAGAGGAGAATCTTGCCCGCAGAGAGACGATCAGATCGGAGATAAAAGAGAAAGAGGAAAAATCCAGAGAAGTGAGAGAAAAGATAAGCTCTGTGGAAAAAGAACACGAATCTAAAGAAGAAGAGCTTAAAGCTCTGGATGACAGGTTGAGAAATTATAAAGAGAAGATCGCCTCACTCAATGCCCAGCTTTCAGAGGTCAATAAATTACTGCATCAGTCAGAATTAGAAGAACAAAATTACAGACTGCAGTTGGATGAGCTGGAAAAAAGGAAAACCTCTCTGGCGGAGGAGAAGAAGAATCTTCTCGATACCTTACAGACGGTCCACGGGGAAAAAGAAGTTCTAAAAGAGTCGATTCATTCAATACAAAATTCTCTGGAGGATAAACTAAAAGAAAAGCTGACACTTCAGGCAAAATCAGAAGAGACGCAGAGGATTATTGAAACCCTGGTTGAGCAGAAAAACGAAAAAGAGAAGACAAAAAGCTCGCTTAAGGCTAAATTTGAGCTTCTACGGGATATGGTGGAGCATTATGAAGGATATCAGGCCGGGGTCAGGGAAATCCTGAGTCAAAAAGAAAGAATACCAGGACTGATCGCACCAGTTGCCAGTCTCATTAATGTAGAGAAAGAATGTCTGCCAGCCATAGAAATAGCCCTGGGAGAGGCTGCCCAGTTTATACTTTCACAGGATTTCGATTCAGCCCGCAGAGGAATTGAGCTCTTAAGAGAAGAGAAAAAAGGAAGGGCGACTTTCATCATCTTAGACCGGTTCAGAGAGATAACTCTTGAACCGGCAAAAGTCGAGTTGGAAGGTAACGGGATTAAAGGCTGGGCAAAAGAGTTTGTGAAGTGCAAAGAGGAATATCAGCCGGTCATTGATTTTCTTTTAGGCAGAATCGCTCTGGTCGACTCGCTGCCGAACGGGATAGAATTAAGTTCAAAGTTGGGTCAGGAATACGGTGTGGTCACTTTAGACGGACAGGTTATAAAAGGCGGTAAGGTGATGGAAGGTGGCTCAGAAAAAGAGATATTCTTAGTTGGCAGAGATGAAGAGCTGAATGGGATCTCAAATGAACTTTCCTCTCTGGAAAAAGAGCTGGCCAATTTGAATAACGAAGTAGAGGCTAAGGAGAAAGAAAAGTCTGATCTAGTCTCTTCCCTTTCTGATTTGGACCGGAGGACGGAAGAGGAGAAAACAAGATTCAAAGATTTAGAGCTGGATTTAGCTCGGCAGGAGGAGCTTGAAAAAGGGTTGAACCAGAGACAGGAAATAATTCAACAAAAAAAAGCTGAGCTTTCTCAGGAGCTTGCAGATTTAAAAGAAAAGGAAAGTAATTTGAAATCAGGCGACCTGAGGGAGAGAAGAAATGTTTTAGAGCAGGAATATGAAATACAGGAGGAGGGGTTAAAGGGGTCGGAGACTGAAAAGGAAAATGCTTATTTGAAGCTGAACCAGTTGAGGATTGAACTGGTGAGCCTGCAGGGTAAAGAGGAGCAGATAAAAAACGAAACCGAGAGGTTAAAAGACCTGGACCTGGATCTGGTCTCAGATGAAGAGTCAAAAAGGAAGGAGTGGGAAGCATTAAATTCAGGGATAGAGGAGCTCAATCGGAAAAGCTATGAGCAGAAATCAGAGTTGGAGAGGAAAGAAAAAAGCAGAGTGGAAAAGGAAGAGCAGGCAGAAAGCTGCCAGCAGGAGCTGGAGCGGATTCAGCCCCAGCTTGCGTCCTTGGAAGAGGAGCTCAAATCAAAACGAAAGATAAAAGAGGAACTGCAGGAAATCCTCCACAAGTTAGAGCTGGAAAAATTAGAGGTGACCACTGTCAGGGAAAATCTGAAAAAGATAATCTGGGAGGAGCAGGAAAAAGACTTAGAAAAGGTAGAACCTCTGAGCGAGGAGGAGGAGAAGGAGTTCGAGAGTTATCCTCAAAGAATTACCGAGCTGAAGGAGAAAATAAAAGAGCTGGGACCGGTTAACCTTTTAGCTTTGGAAGAATACCAGCAGCAAAAAGACCGGCTGGATTTTCTTCAAAAACAGATGCAAGACCTGGTCGAGGCCAAACAGAATTTGGTTTCGACCATTGATAAGATCAATGTAACTGCGATCGAGCTGTTCCTGGAAACTTTCCAGAAAGTGAAGGCGAATTTCCAGCAGGTATTCGAAACCCTGTTCGAAGGCGGAGAGGCAGAGGTGAGCCTGATCGAGGGGATGGATCCGCTGGAGTCTCCAATCGAGATCTCTGCCCGTCCGATGGGAAAAAAACTGATAAATATTAACCAGCTCTCCGGGGGAGAGAAGGCGCTGACTGCTCTGTCTTTACTTTTCGCTCTATATTTAGTGAAGCCCAGTCCATTCTGCGTCTTAGATGAGGTGGATGCGCCCCTGGATGATGCCAATTTAACCCGCTTCATAAAGCTGATAAAAAACTTCAGCCAGAAAACGCAGTTCATTATCATAACCCATAACAAACTCACTATGGAATCTGCAGACGTGCTTTATGGAGTAACTATGGAAAAACCTGGCGTTTCCAAGATCGTCTCGGTAAAACTTAATCCGCAAGAGGTGATAACAGAAAAGGCTTAA
- the ftsY gene encoding signal recognition particle-docking protein FtsY has protein sequence MSLKFSIEKLKQGLSKTKKSLLGKITEVVGLSKKIDQELLDKLEEVLLKGDVGVNATEKIIQDLKNRVKEEKIEEPQKIVDIMKDEIFNILQNSQVSTKTLSQESNPLIIMIVGVNGTGKTTSIAKLAKLYSDQGKKVMVAACDTFRAAALEQLSIWAQRAGVDIVKSQPNQDPASVAFDAVKSALAKKIDVVIVDTAGRLHTKYNLMEELKKIKRVMGKSLEGAPQDVFLVLDATTGQNGIPQAKMFDEAVGLTGIILAKLDGTAKGGIVIAIANELKIPVRYVGLGEGIDDLEEFDSKDFVEALFL, from the coding sequence ATGTCTCTCAAGTTCTCAATTGAAAAACTGAAACAGGGGCTTAGTAAGACCAAAAAAAGTCTGCTGGGCAAGATTACTGAAGTTGTTGGGCTCTCGAAAAAAATTGACCAGGAGCTTTTGGACAAATTAGAAGAGGTTCTTCTAAAAGGTGATGTTGGAGTAAATGCCACAGAGAAAATTATCCAGGATTTAAAAAATAGGGTTAAGGAAGAAAAAATAGAGGAGCCTCAGAAGATAGTGGATATAATGAAGGACGAAATCTTTAATATCTTGCAGAATTCTCAGGTTTCAACTAAAACATTAAGTCAGGAAAGTAACCCCTTGATAATTATGATAGTTGGGGTGAACGGAACTGGTAAGACTACCTCGATTGCCAAGCTGGCTAAACTGTATTCAGACCAGGGTAAGAAAGTCATGGTCGCTGCGTGTGACACTTTCAGGGCTGCGGCTTTAGAGCAGCTTTCGATCTGGGCGCAGAGGGCAGGAGTGGACATCGTAAAAAGCCAGCCCAATCAGGACCCGGCCTCAGTGGCTTTTGATGCGGTCAAATCCGCATTGGCTAAAAAAATAGATGTGGTAATAGTGGATACTGCAGGCAGACTTCACACCAAATATAATCTGATGGAAGAGCTGAAGAAAATTAAAAGGGTGATGGGGAAAAGCCTGGAAGGTGCACCTCAGGATGTTTTTCTGGTTTTAGACGCAACTACCGGGCAGAACGGAATACCCCAGGCAAAAATGTTCGATGAAGCAGTAGGACTTACCGGCATCATCCTGGCAAAATTAGACGGAACTGCAAAAGGAGGAATAGTCATTGCCATTGCCAATGAGCTTAAAATTCCCGTGAGGTACGTAGGCTTAGGAGAAGGGATCGATGATCTTGAGGAGTTCGACTCGAAAGATTTTGTGGAGGCGCTCTTTTTATGA
- a CDS encoding secondary thiamine-phosphate synthase enzyme YjbQ has translation MIKELSLRTSSRVEMVDITDLVSEVVSKSGMKSGLCCVYVPHTTAGVTINENADPSVRKDIIKELNKNIPFEDNYSHTEGNAAAHIKASLVGFSQNIFFEEKRLVLGTWQGVYFCEFDGPRHRKVYIKIIED, from the coding sequence ATGATCAAAGAATTGAGTCTGAGAACTTCGTCTCGTGTCGAGATGGTGGATATAACCGATTTGGTTAGTGAGGTCGTATCGAAAAGCGGTATGAAATCAGGCTTATGTTGTGTTTACGTTCCTCATACCACTGCCGGGGTAACTATCAATGAGAATGCGGATCCGAGCGTGAGAAAAGATATAATCAAAGAGCTGAATAAAAACATACCGTTTGAGGATAATTATTCCCACACCGAAGGAAATGCGGCTGCTCATATAAAAGCAAGTCTGGTGGGTTTCTCTCAGAATATCTTTTTCGAGGAGAAAAGATTAGTCTTGGGAACCTGGCAGGGGGTCTATTTCTGCGAATTCGATGGACCAAGGCATAGAAAGGTCTATATAAAAATAATCGAAGATTAA